One Chanodichthys erythropterus isolate Z2021 chromosome 10, ASM2448905v1, whole genome shotgun sequence DNA segment encodes these proteins:
- the dram2b gene encoding DNA damage-regulated autophagy modulator protein 2b has protein sequence MWWFQEGLCILPVALVIWTAATFIFAYVTAVILRHVDPLVPYISDTGTVAPERCVFGLMLNVSAFLGVATMYVRYKQLQALVDSDDTRLNRLNLLGFVLGCGSSLGMCVVANFQKTTLFSMHLVGAVLTFGVGALYIFVQALLSYLMQPHVHSKTMFWTRLSVGIWTLSSIISMFVSSVIMYSTLPGVEVNKKLHWTPGEPGYTPHIISTISEWSLALSFISFFLTYIRDFKKINLRAQAQIQSNHLYESHHHRPVPPRGPTETSPLLAGSI, from the exons ATGTGGTGGTTTCAGGAGGGCTTGTGCATTCTGCCCGTGGCACTGGTCATCTGGACCGCCGCCACCTTCATCTTCGCTTACGTCACGGCCGTCATACTGAGACATGTGGACCCGCTGGTGCCCTACATcag TGACACCGGGACCGTCGCGCCGGAGAGATGTGTGTTTGGACTCATGCTCAATGTGTCGGCGTTCTTAG GTGTCGCTACGATGTACGTGCGCTATAAGCAGCTTCAGGCGCTCGTGGACAGTGACGACACTCGTCTGAACCGCCTCAATCTGCTGGGATTCGTCCTGGGCTGCGGCAGCTCGCTCGGCATGTGCGTCGTCGCAAACTTCCAG AAAACCACTCTGTTCTCGATGCACCTGGTGGGCGCCGTGCTGACGTTCGGCGTCGGCGCGCTCTACATCTTCGTCCAGGCGCTGCTGTCGTACCTCATGCAGCCGCACGTCCACAGCAAAACCATGTTCTGGACGCGACTGAGCGTCGGCATCTGGACGCTGTCGAGCATCATCAGCA TGTTCGTGTCGTCGGTGATCATGTACAGCACTCTTCCTGGAGTCGAAGTCAACAAGAAGCTCCACTGGACGCCCGGAGAACCC GGTTACACGCCGCACATCATCAGCACCATTTCCGAGTGGTCTCTCGCCCTGTCCTTCATCAGCTTCTTCCTCACCTACATACGAGACTTCAAG AAGATCAATCTGCGTGCCCAGGCGCAAATTCAGAGCAACCACCTGTACGAGTCGCATCATCACCGGCCCGTTCCTCCTCGCGGGCCGACAGAGACGTCGCCGCTGCTCGCCGGGAGCATCTGA